In Polyangiaceae bacterium, a genomic segment contains:
- a CDS encoding Uma2 family endonuclease, with translation MADAAKRNATYADVLNAPENRVAEILDGELTLSPRPALGHASAASALGEELGPPFKRGKGGPGGWILLGDPELRLGDNVLVPDLAGWRKERLPHVGATQPSVSIAPDWLCEVLSPGTARADRGVKLPIYAREGVQHVWLVDPLARLLEVLRLENGRWSIVAVYQQNERIRAEPFDAIELDLSVLWADVLLEDEER, from the coding sequence ATGGCGGACGCCGCGAAACGCAACGCGACCTACGCGGACGTGCTGAACGCGCCGGAGAACAGGGTCGCGGAGATCCTAGATGGTGAACTCACGCTCAGCCCGCGTCCCGCGCTTGGTCACGCTTCTGCCGCATCGGCTCTAGGAGAAGAGCTCGGCCCCCCTTTCAAGCGCGGAAAGGGTGGGCCCGGTGGCTGGATCCTTCTTGGCGACCCGGAGCTCCGCCTCGGAGACAACGTCCTGGTGCCCGATCTCGCCGGCTGGCGAAAGGAGCGCTTGCCTCATGTTGGCGCGACCCAGCCTTCGGTTTCGATCGCCCCGGATTGGCTCTGCGAGGTGCTGTCACCCGGGACGGCGCGGGCCGATCGCGGCGTCAAGCTTCCCATCTATGCACGGGAAGGCGTGCAACACGTGTGGCTCGTGGATCCACTTGCGCGCCTTTTGGAGGTACTGCGACTCGAGAACGGCAGGTGGAGCATCGTGGCGGTGTACCAGCAGAATGAGAGAATCCGCGCGGAACCATTTGACGCGATCGAGCTTGACCTGAGTGTGCTCTGGGCCGACGTACTGCTTGAGGATGAGGAACGCTAG
- a CDS encoding glucose 1-dehydrogenase, with amino-acid sequence MILDDFRLDRQVALITGAGKGIGAAIAEAFAEAGADVVLAARTAADLESVASRVRALGAEALVVPTDVTDRKALESLVEATRKHFGRLSVLVNNAGGGPYKPALETSERTFEHTLRFSLTSAFLLTRLAARLMLEGDGPAPVGCVLNISSALDHQVERGFVAYATAKAGLAHMTHVLGHELAPKIRVNGLSVGSVETPALAPFLGMEGMREKMEQALPMRRIGQPRDVASAAIFLCSPAASWITGKMLEVDGGAVASNFPMETRDL; translated from the coding sequence ATGATCCTCGACGATTTCCGCCTCGATCGCCAAGTGGCGCTGATCACCGGCGCCGGGAAAGGCATCGGCGCCGCCATTGCTGAAGCCTTCGCAGAGGCGGGAGCCGACGTCGTGCTCGCAGCTCGCACTGCAGCCGACCTCGAGTCGGTGGCGTCGCGGGTGCGGGCGCTGGGCGCAGAAGCCCTGGTCGTGCCGACGGATGTGACCGACCGCAAGGCGCTAGAGAGCTTGGTCGAAGCCACGCGGAAACATTTTGGGCGCCTGAGCGTGTTGGTCAACAACGCCGGCGGCGGCCCGTACAAGCCGGCGCTCGAGACGAGCGAACGCACCTTCGAGCATACGTTGCGCTTCAGCTTGACGTCTGCCTTCCTGCTGACGCGCCTCGCCGCGCGCTTGATGCTCGAAGGGGACGGTCCGGCTCCCGTCGGCTGTGTGCTCAACATCTCCTCGGCGCTGGACCACCAAGTGGAGCGCGGCTTCGTCGCTTACGCCACGGCGAAGGCTGGCCTGGCCCACATGACTCACGTCTTGGGCCATGAGCTCGCACCGAAGATCCGCGTCAATGGCTTGTCCGTTGGCTCCGTGGAGACGCCAGCCCTGGCGCCGTTCCTCGGCATGGAGGGCATGCGGGAGAAGATGGAGCAAGCGTTGCCGATGCGGCGCATCGGTCAGCCTCGAGACGTGGCAAGCGCCGCGATCTTCCTCTGCTCACCGGCAGCTTCATGGATCACCGGAAAGATGCTCGAAGTTGACGGCGGTGCAGTCGCGTCGAACTTCCCCATGGAAACGAGAGATCTGTGA
- a CDS encoding PLP-dependent aminotransferase family protein yields MARAPHLRLSIQSASGRRAGALDLVQAVLAEQAAGRLPPGARMPPVRALEHQLGISKNTVQAAYDELCLRGVLESRSRAGVFVKPPDDYSPPPERDLSAPAPHLNSLAVDHQARLASGDTYLSAVFVDPELLPHKQLSDCIRSVLSLPGLPTFYDAMGYPPLRELIAARLCARGIRTSADEVLVTTGSQQALDVVSRALAPRCIAFENPIYRYARLLFEAHNLRLVPLDLDPFENIDFASWERDLASNRPGLMYAITSFQNPTGHSYSSHELERLLDLAQRLDFALLEDDWGSDMLSENDYRPSLRALGGENVLYVNSFTKKLLPSLRLGYVLCSRAAMPALLAAKRLATLGNATLMEAALAEFLDRGYYDTHLNRIQKALDERYHACLDALEELMPEGVRWTTPGGGPILWLSVPDSVNLQALAARMAEQNIRIELMPQAFVGRPHLHGFPIGYAFYPPDRLRSALECLSKELSRA; encoded by the coding sequence ATGGCACGAGCTCCCCACCTGAGGCTGTCGATTCAGTCCGCGAGCGGTCGTCGCGCAGGCGCGCTGGACTTGGTGCAGGCGGTGTTGGCGGAGCAAGCCGCGGGTCGGCTCCCACCGGGTGCGCGCATGCCTCCGGTGCGCGCGCTGGAGCACCAGCTCGGGATCTCCAAGAACACCGTGCAGGCAGCCTACGACGAGCTGTGTCTGCGGGGCGTCCTGGAGTCGCGCTCGCGCGCGGGGGTGTTCGTCAAGCCACCTGACGATTACTCGCCACCGCCCGAGCGCGATCTGAGCGCACCGGCTCCTCACCTGAACAGCCTCGCGGTGGACCACCAGGCGCGACTCGCGAGCGGTGACACCTACCTGAGCGCCGTGTTCGTCGACCCAGAGCTCCTGCCGCACAAGCAGCTCTCGGACTGTATCCGCTCGGTACTGAGCCTCCCGGGCCTCCCGACCTTCTACGACGCCATGGGCTATCCTCCCTTGCGCGAACTCATCGCCGCGCGACTCTGCGCGCGCGGGATCCGTACATCCGCCGATGAGGTGCTCGTGACGACGGGCTCACAGCAGGCGCTGGACGTGGTCAGTCGGGCCCTGGCACCCCGCTGCATCGCCTTCGAGAACCCGATCTATCGCTACGCGCGCTTGCTCTTCGAAGCTCACAATCTGCGCCTCGTGCCTCTCGACCTGGACCCATTCGAAAACATCGACTTCGCCAGCTGGGAGCGCGACCTCGCGAGCAACCGCCCGGGGCTGATGTATGCGATCACGTCGTTTCAGAACCCCACGGGGCACTCCTACTCGAGCCACGAGCTAGAACGCTTGCTCGACCTCGCTCAACGCCTCGACTTCGCCCTACTGGAAGACGACTGGGGCTCCGATATGTTGAGCGAAAACGACTATCGGCCAAGCCTCCGCGCCCTGGGGGGTGAGAACGTACTTTACGTCAACTCATTCACCAAGAAGCTGCTTCCGAGCCTACGCCTCGGCTACGTCCTTTGTTCCCGTGCGGCAATGCCAGCGCTACTCGCGGCAAAGCGCCTAGCGACCCTCGGCAACGCAACGCTGATGGAGGCAGCCCTCGCGGAGTTTTTGGATCGCGGCTACTACGACACGCACCTGAACCGCATCCAGAAGGCGCTCGACGAGCGCTATCACGCCTGCTTGGACGCCCTGGAAGAGCTGATGCCCGAAGGTGTGCGCTGGACGACGCCCGGCGGGGGACCAATCCTGTGGCTCTCCGTCCCTGACAGCGTGAACCTGCAGGCGCTCGCAGCGCGCATGGCCGAGCAAAACATCCGCATCGAACTGATGCCTCAGGCCTTCGTCGGCCGACCGCACCTGCACGGCTTCCCCATTGGTTATGCCTTCTATCCGCCGGACCGGTTGCGCTCTGCTCTCGAGTGCCTCAGCAAGGAATTGAGCCGCGCATGA
- a CDS encoding protein kinase, which produces MKAAQSPTVAQKDLRARLREQLESKYAAARSDSPLEPPASSRIGKVLDGRYRVNELLGVGGMGTVYLAQDLELDDKVALKLLRRDVVDVPGALERFRREVKLARRVTHPNVSRTYDIASDGDDLFITMEPIAGNTLARVAKGPQLDDRTIAQIGLQICAGLNAAHRAGVIHRDLKPQNVMLEPMGADAQRVVIMDFGIAQSSKLERDLEDAHERAAELGQVVGTPAYMAPEQLSGKAVDQRADLCSLGIVLFELFTGVLPWRGETPSTTALARLRLDAPDPRNFRRDLPDTLAEITLHCLTRAPEQRPASAANVALELKAWLRATDSHPSRPLIWLPPSVGDERPTLTSHGLSEVNAALEPHSAALAPSQPVSSKPAPAPASSRAQAAKSRVPSIAVVPHVPSEPSQACPVLDELCEEVVDQLSTAPGLRVRPLGSVISLQRENPNWDAERLGRALEVDFVVEAGASAISGECVLRTRLLDVGHDIQLWADRVRTSRSHAIEACEQAARTAVAAVTSRALEDPEFNTWLDQVPEDAERSPPETASKQSVSDDALPHENTSEVVSAAAPESTESESAEGGAPGESPTRGGRVLSASA; this is translated from the coding sequence ATGAAAGCTGCTCAATCCCCAACAGTGGCCCAAAAGGATCTACGCGCTCGGCTACGTGAGCAGCTCGAAAGCAAGTATGCCGCTGCACGTTCCGACTCCCCGCTGGAACCTCCCGCTTCGTCACGGATCGGAAAGGTCCTGGACGGGCGCTACCGGGTCAACGAACTGTTGGGCGTCGGTGGGATGGGCACAGTCTACCTCGCCCAAGATCTCGAGCTCGATGACAAGGTCGCTCTCAAGCTCCTGCGGCGAGACGTAGTTGACGTACCCGGCGCCCTCGAACGTTTCCGCCGGGAAGTGAAACTCGCCCGACGCGTCACGCACCCGAACGTCTCTCGTACCTACGACATTGCGTCCGACGGCGACGACCTGTTCATCACCATGGAGCCCATCGCAGGGAACACCCTAGCGCGCGTAGCCAAAGGGCCGCAGTTGGACGACCGCACCATTGCGCAAATCGGGCTGCAAATCTGCGCGGGTCTAAACGCCGCTCATCGGGCTGGAGTGATCCATCGAGACCTCAAGCCACAAAACGTGATGCTGGAGCCCATGGGAGCCGACGCCCAGCGGGTCGTGATCATGGACTTCGGGATCGCTCAGTCGAGCAAGCTGGAGCGCGACCTGGAGGACGCGCACGAGCGCGCGGCGGAGCTCGGGCAGGTCGTGGGCACCCCTGCATACATGGCCCCAGAGCAGCTCAGTGGAAAAGCGGTAGATCAACGCGCGGACCTGTGTTCCCTAGGTATCGTGCTGTTTGAGCTCTTCACGGGCGTGCTGCCGTGGCGGGGAGAGACCCCAAGCACCACGGCTTTGGCGCGGCTACGCTTGGACGCCCCGGATCCGAGAAACTTCCGCAGGGATCTTCCGGACACGCTGGCTGAGATCACCCTGCACTGCCTCACGCGGGCCCCGGAGCAACGCCCCGCCTCGGCGGCCAACGTTGCGTTGGAGTTGAAGGCTTGGCTACGCGCTACCGATTCTCACCCGAGTCGTCCATTGATTTGGCTCCCTCCGAGCGTTGGGGACGAACGCCCGACCCTGACCTCTCACGGGCTGAGCGAGGTGAATGCGGCACTCGAGCCTCACTCCGCGGCACTCGCACCGAGCCAGCCCGTGAGCAGCAAGCCCGCTCCGGCGCCTGCCAGCTCTCGAGCCCAAGCGGCAAAAAGTCGAGTGCCGAGCATCGCAGTCGTGCCCCATGTACCCAGTGAGCCTTCTCAGGCTTGTCCGGTGCTCGACGAACTCTGTGAAGAGGTCGTCGACCAACTCTCGACGGCGCCCGGCCTAAGAGTACGCCCCCTCGGGAGCGTGATCTCACTCCAACGGGAGAATCCGAACTGGGACGCGGAACGCCTGGGACGCGCCCTCGAGGTGGACTTCGTCGTCGAAGCCGGTGCCAGCGCGATCAGCGGAGAATGCGTACTGCGAACCCGCTTGCTCGATGTCGGTCACGACATCCAGCTCTGGGCGGACCGCGTACGAACCAGCCGCTCCCACGCCATCGAAGCCTGCGAGCAGGCCGCGCGGACCGCCGTCGCGGCGGTGACTTCCCGCGCCCTGGAAGATCCTGAGTTCAATACTTGGCTCGATCAGGTGCCCGAAGACGCCGAGCGCTCCCCCCCGGAAACGGCCAGCAAGCAGAGCGTATCCGACGATGCATTGCCGCACGAAAACACGAGTGAAGTGGTATCCGCTGCCGCGCCCGAGAGTACCGAATCCGAGAGCGCGGAAGGTGGCGCTCCCGGTGAGTCACCGACCCGCGGCGGTCGCGTGCTGAGCGCCAGCGCTTGA
- a CDS encoding TIGR03619 family F420-dependent LLM class oxidoreductase: MKYTFSPALSPIDHYLPLARTAEECGFTHAALPDAVFYPEKVDEDYPYTADGKRFWTADTPWLEPWVAIPAMAAVTEKLGFCTSVMKLAIRNPLLVARTVQSCAVLAEGRVILGVGLGWIPEEFEWCGADYKTRGPRANEAIEIIRLLLGGGMVEYHGEHYNFDRLQISPAPKQRVPIYVGGHTKPAIRRTVKYADGWTSAMLTTPQIAELVSEIKAALKEAGRENDPFEYQVTCMDAYNKDGFKRLEEVGVTDAIVQPWLFYGVAMNGSLQEKQDGMKRFAEQVIHAD, from the coding sequence ATGAAGTATACGTTTTCTCCTGCGCTCTCCCCGATCGATCACTACCTGCCCCTCGCGCGCACCGCCGAGGAGTGCGGCTTCACCCACGCAGCGCTGCCGGACGCTGTTTTCTACCCGGAAAAGGTCGACGAAGACTATCCGTACACCGCTGACGGCAAGCGCTTCTGGACGGCAGACACGCCCTGGCTCGAGCCGTGGGTCGCCATCCCTGCCATGGCGGCGGTCACCGAAAAGCTCGGCTTCTGCACCAGCGTGATGAAGCTCGCCATACGCAACCCGTTGCTCGTCGCGCGCACCGTGCAGTCGTGTGCGGTGCTGGCTGAGGGGCGCGTCATCCTCGGTGTCGGCCTCGGTTGGATCCCCGAGGAATTCGAATGGTGCGGCGCGGACTACAAGACACGCGGCCCACGCGCGAACGAAGCCATCGAGATCATCCGGCTGCTGCTCGGCGGCGGCATGGTGGAGTACCACGGAGAGCACTACAACTTTGACCGCTTGCAGATCTCACCTGCCCCGAAGCAGCGGGTCCCTATCTACGTCGGTGGTCACACGAAGCCTGCCATCCGCCGCACGGTGAAGTATGCCGACGGCTGGACCAGCGCGATGCTGACAACTCCTCAGATTGCGGAGCTGGTCAGTGAGATCAAGGCGGCCCTCAAGGAGGCGGGGCGCGAGAACGACCCCTTCGAGTACCAAGTCACCTGCATGGACGCCTACAACAAGGACGGCTTCAAGCGCCTCGAAGAGGTCGGCGTGACTGACGCCATCGTGCAACCCTGGCTGTTCTACGGCGTGGCAATGAACGGCAGCTTGCAAGAGAAGCAAGACGGCATGAAGCGCTTCGCCGAGCAGGTCATTCACGCGGACTAG
- a CDS encoding SDR family oxidoreductase: MTRFAGKVALVTGAASGIGRATALRLAEEGAKVACVDLQADALEEVVSSCKASAGDALSFALDVSDEASVTKCVASTVQHFGQLNVLCNVAGILRFEHSHQIKLSDWQRILDVNLTGTFLFCREAIPHLLKVKGAIVNTSSTAALGGHPWTLAYTASKGGILSLTHGLSVEYKNQGLRANAVCPGAVKTPMHNAFVLPEGADPGLLARITGQDKYRPPEAAASLICFLASKDAAHINGEHIRVDGGMLA; encoded by the coding sequence GTGACGCGTTTCGCAGGCAAAGTCGCGCTCGTCACCGGCGCTGCTAGCGGCATCGGTCGCGCCACGGCGCTACGCCTCGCCGAAGAGGGCGCGAAGGTCGCGTGCGTCGACCTGCAGGCTGATGCCTTGGAAGAGGTGGTGAGCAGCTGCAAGGCCTCCGCAGGCGATGCCCTCAGCTTCGCCCTCGACGTCAGCGACGAAGCGAGCGTCACGAAGTGCGTGGCAAGCACGGTGCAACACTTCGGGCAGCTGAACGTGTTGTGCAACGTGGCGGGGATTCTGCGTTTCGAGCACAGCCACCAGATCAAGCTCAGCGACTGGCAACGCATCCTTGACGTGAACCTGACAGGCACCTTCTTGTTTTGCCGCGAGGCAATTCCCCATTTGTTGAAGGTCAAGGGTGCGATCGTGAACACCTCGAGCACCGCTGCGCTCGGTGGTCACCCCTGGACCTTGGCCTATACCGCGTCAAAGGGCGGCATCTTGTCCCTGACCCATGGGCTCAGCGTCGAGTACAAGAACCAAGGGCTCCGTGCCAACGCCGTCTGCCCTGGCGCGGTGAAGACACCCATGCACAACGCGTTCGTGTTGCCCGAAGGCGCGGACCCGGGACTCCTCGCGCGCATCACCGGACAGGACAAGTACCGCCCGCCGGAAGCTGCCGCGAGCTTGATCTGCTTTCTGGCGTCCAAGGACGCGGCTCACATCAATGGCGAACACATCCGCGTGGATGGAGGAATGCTGGCATGA